The Elaeis guineensis isolate ETL-2024a chromosome 13, EG11, whole genome shotgun sequence genome includes a region encoding these proteins:
- the LOC105060727 gene encoding uncharacterized protein, with product MASLSPRVLEKLLQDMEPPMVSDDKASPSALLQVTAIVPALAGLDLSPDHGFYLKVSDSSHSAYVSLPTEHIDLILSDSLQLGQFIQVRRLRPASPVPILCGLQVLPGRHPFQQGTTDLLTTDPATCSILDPGDLFTPSSIPPLPPNPLPDRKKQGRSMSASRMGERKSGEIGPQSRSIPTSPENGRVKRRELERKSSNILNELKKISVICVDEDSSDSDESTLSCTSSSSYSSSSCVLRPKMMRKSWEAPRKNKERRPAPRPLSQSRSANVSPNRPISSHSKIFRDDNSDNLLTSKRDTERAFKVLCSTIKKKPGVSSKSCIESSYATISSSLFNDIKWPESTVIWASLPSTLVKRGKDILRQRDLALHAAVDALQEACASERLIQCLSMYSELQSDKEGDPQYIVDRFLKFHQDLAQTRLIIQSLTRLSSTKTCCHNSASSPSIKAAAKVVSEKKRYAVSWVKAALESDLSQFPTEIKASSELAEDSMTDGKLPSIKKSNGTLHKWSNLFMAAELANILHSESNRWFLKYIDKFLDIVESEADYAACESQVASLLCQLKRVDDWLNTITSKERAWPSDRNKDGTLSEEEDAEACERVRKKIYSILLRHVANVAFALESMTTTDEDK from the exons ATGGCGTCCCTAAGCCCCAGAGTCCTTGAGAAGCTCCTCCAAGACATGGAACCCCCCATGGTCTCCGATGACAAGGCCTCCCCCTCGGCCCTCCTCCAAGTCACAGCCATTGTTCCTGCCCTCGCTGGTCTAGACCTCTCCCCTGACCATGGCTTCTACCTCAAGGTCTCTGACTCCTCCCACTCTGCCTACGTCTCCCTTCCTACAGAGCACATTGATCTCATCCTCTCCGACAGCCTCCAACTTGGCCAGTTCATCCAAGTCCGCCGCCTCAGACCTGCCTCCCCTGTCCCCATCCTCTGTGGCCTCCAGGTTCTCCCAGGTCGCCACCCTTTCCAGCAAGGCACCACCGACCTCCTCACCACTGACCCAGCTACTTGTTCAATCTTGGATCCTGGTGACCTTTTCACTCCAAGTTCCATCCCTCCTCTTCCACCGAATCCTCTGCCAGATAGGAAGAAGCAGGGGCGCTCGATGAGTGCTTCAAGAATGGGGGAGAGGAAGAGCGGTGAAATTGGCCCGCAGTCGAGGTCCATTCCCACTTCGCCGGAGAATGGAAGGGTGAAGAGGAGGGAGCTGGAGAGGAAAAGCTCCAATATTTTGAACGAGCTGAAGAAGATTAGTGTAATTTGTGTGGATGAGGATAGCTCTGATTCCGATGAATCGACACTCTCTTGCACCTCCTCgtcttcatattcttcttcatcttgcgtTTTGAGGCCAAAAATGATGAGAAAGAGCTGGGAGGCCCCAAGAAAGAATAAAGAGAGGAGGCCTGCCCCAAGACCTCTATCCCAGAGTCGGAGTGCTAAT GTTTCTCCTAATAGACCAATTTCATCTCATTCAAAGATATTCAGAGATGACAATTCAGATAACTTATTGACAAGTAAAAGAGATACTGAAAGAGCTTTTAAAGTACTATGTAGCACCATAAAGAAGAAGCCCGGCGTCTCGAGCAAATCTTGCATAGAAAGCTCATATGCCACAATTTCTTCCAGTCTATTCAATGATATAAAGTGGCCGGAAAGCACTGTCATATGGGCATCACTTCCATCAACCTTAGTGAAGCGTGGGAAG GACATCTTGAGGCAAAGAGATTTGGCACTGCATGCTGCTGTGGATGCATTGCAAGAGGCATGTGCTTCAGAACGACTGATACAATGCTTGAG CATGTATTCAGAATTACAGTCTGACAAGGAGGGTGATCCACAGTACATAGTCGATAGGTTCTTGAAATTTCATCAAGACCTTGCACAGACCAGACTGATCATTCAATCATTAACCAGATTGAGCTCAACAAAAACATGTTGTCATAACTCAGCCAGTTCCCCTTCTATCAAAGCAGCAGCCAAAGTGGTGTCAGAGAAAAAAAGATACGCTGTTTCATGGGTCAAGGCAGCTTTGGAGTCAGATCTTTCGCAATTTCCAACCGAAATAAAGGCATCGTCTGAACTAGCAGAGGATTCCATGACAGATGGAAAGCTTCCAAGTATCAAAAAGAGCAATGGTACTTTGCACAAGTGGAGCAATCTGTTCATGGCTGCTGAGTTGGCAAATATATTGCATTCTGAAAGCAATAGATGGttcttaaaatatattgataagtTTCTAGATATTGTTGAGAGTGAGGCTGATTATGCTGCATGCGAGTCTCAAGTTGCTAGCTTACTTTGCCAGTTGAAAAGAGTTGATGACTGGTTAAACACAATTACAAGCAAAGAGAGGGCCTGGCCAAGTGATCGAAACAAAGATGGCACGTTGTCAGAGGAAGAAGATGCTGAAGCATGTGAAAGGGTGAGGAAGAAGATATACAGCATCCTTCTAAGGCATGTGGCAAATGTAGCCTTTGCTCTGGAAAGCATGACCACAACTGATGAGGACAAATAG
- the LOC105060730 gene encoding pentatricopeptide repeat-containing protein At1g25360-like: protein MPPSPPYTPLLPLQSFDVAKLANRFAAHLQLLSAVLPKTSASPPATTSPTPLLRRLRALHAHVLASGFKPRAHILNRLIDLYAKSGDLPSARCLFDAASPAPADAVAATSLVNAYAASGHLPLARRLFDRTPLPARDTVFYNAMISSYARAGDGLPALVVFREMLQDGFRPDNYTFTGVLSAAAAIIGLEPAHCGQLHCSVVKSGTEHAISVSNALISLYFKCDSPETAVLAREVFDRMVERDELTWTTMVVGYVRRGDIGEARQVFDDVEGRFNVIWNAMISGYVHCGLFLEALEMFRRMYSIGIPLDEFTYTSVLSACESAGLFNHGKAVHAHIIRSGPDFNPVSALPVENVLITLYSNGGKIDVAKRIFDDIERKDAVSWNAILTGYVNCGHIDDALAIFNAMPHRHELAWLVMISGFVHNGLAEEGLKLFSRMRAEGAKPCDYMYASTIAACGELGALKHGQQIHAHLIQFGYQSSNSAGNALLTMYAKCGAVEEAHIVFLVMPNVDSISWNAMIAALGHHGHGREAIELFEQMIGEGIFPDRITFLTILSACNHAGLVDEGFRYFESMKNDYGIIPGEDHYAQLIDLLGRAGRIGEAWDMIKSMPSEPGPSIWEAILSGCRIHGDMDLGIHAAEQLFKMIPRHDGTYVLLSNIYAAIGRWGDVARVRKLMKDRGVKKEPGCSWIEVANKVHVFLVNDARHPEVQEVYKFLEILGVKMRKLGYVPDTKFVLHDVESEKKEYALSTHSEKLAVGYGLLKLPAGATVIVLKNLRICGDCHTAIMLMSKAVDREIIVRDVKRFHHFKNGECSCRNYW, encoded by the coding sequence ATGCCCCCTTCGCCTCCCTACACTCCCCTCCTCCCCCTCCAATCTTTCGACGTCGCCAAACTCGCCAACCGCTTCGCCGCCCACCTCCAGCTCCTCTCTGCCGTCCTCCCCAAAACCTCCGCCTCCCCCCCTGCCACCACAAGCCCCACCCCCCTCCTCCGCCGCCTCCGCGCCCTCCACGCCCACGTCCTTGCGTCCGGCTTCAAGCCCCGCGCCCACATCCTCAACCGCCTCATCGACCTCTACGCCAAGTCCGGCGACCTTCCGTCCGCCCGCTGCCTCTTCGATGCCGCCTCCCCTGCCCCCGCCGACGCCGTCGCCGCTACCTCCCTCGTCAACGCCTATGCCGCTTCCGGCCACCTCCCCCTCGCCCGCCGCCTCTTCGACCGCACTCCTCTCCCCGCCCGCGACACTGTCTTCTACAACGCCATGATCTCCAGCTACGCCCGCGCTGGCGACGGCCTGCCGGCTCTCGTCGTCTTCCGTGAGATGCTCCAGGATGGCTTCCGGCCGGACAACTACACCTTCACAGGAGTTCTCAGCGCCGCGGCCGCCATCATTGGTCTGGAACCCGCCCATTGCGGGCAGCTCCATTGCTCCGTGGTGAAGTCCGGCACGGAGCACGCCATCTCTGTTTCGAATGCCCTCATATCCCTGTACTTCAAGTGTGATTCCCCTGAGACAGCGGTACTTGCTCGGGAGGTGTTTGATAGAATGGTCGAAAGAGATGAGCTCACTTGGACCACAATGGTTGTCGGGTATGTCAGGCGAGGTGATATTGGTGAAGCTCGCCAAGTCTTTGATGACGTGGAAGGAAGGTTTAATGTCATTTGGAACGCAATGATTTCTGGGTATGTGCATTGCGGGCTTTTCTTGGAAGCATTGGAGATGTTTCGAAGGATGTATTCAATTGGCATCCCGCTTGATGAGTTCACTTACACGAGCGTGCTCAGTGCTTGTGAGAGCGCCGGGCTTTTCAATCATGGAAAAGCTGTTCATGCCCACATCATTCGTTCAGGGCCTGATTTCAATCCTGTGTCAGCATTACCTGTCGAGAATGTATTGATCACCCTGTACTCAAACGGCGGAAAGATAGATGTTGCAAAAAGAATTTTTGATGATATTGAAAGAAAAGATGCTGTTTCatggaatgccatcttgacaggGTATGTAAATTGCGGTCATATTGATGATGCACTTGCAATTTTTAATGCTATGCCTCATAGGCATGAATTGGCATGGCTGGTGATGATATCGGGTTTTGTACACAATGGGCTTGCTGAGGAAGGGCTGAAGTTGTTTAGTCGAATGAGGGCCGAGGGTGCCAAGCCTTGCGACTATATGTATGCAAGCACAATTGCTGCATGTGGTGAGCTCGGAGCATTGAAGCATGGACAGCAGATCCATGCACACCTCATCCAGTTTGGGTATCAATCAAGCAACTCAGCTGGAAATGCTCTTTTGACAATGTATGCAAAATGTGGGGCTGTGGAGGAAGCACATATCGTGTTCCTTGTGATGCCCAATGTGGACTCTATATCTTGGAATGCAATGATTGCAGCCCTTGGGCATCATGGACATGGGAGAGAGGCAATTGAGCTCTTTGAACAGATGATTGGGGAAGGTATATTTCCAGATCGCATCACTTTCCTTACGATCCTATCGGCCTGCAACCATGCAGGCTTGGTAGATGAAGGCTTTCGGTACTTTGAATCCATGAAAAATGATTATGGTATTATCCCAGGGGAAGATCATTATGCCCAGTTGATTGATTTACTAGGTAGAGCTGGACGTATTGGAGAAGCTTGGGATATGATTAAATCGATGCCTTCTGAGCCTGGTCCATCCATTTGGGAGGCTATTCTATCAGGCTGCAGAATTCATGGGGACATGGATCTTGGAATCCATGCAGCAGAGCAGCTATTTAAGATGATACCTCGACATGATGGAACATATGTCCTTTTATCCAACATCTATGCTGCCATCGGGCGATGGGGAGATGTTGCAAGGGTTAGGAAATTGATGAAAGATCGTGGGGTTAAGAAGGAGCCCGGATGCAGCTGGATTGAAGTTGCAAATAAGGTTCATGTGTTCCTTGTCAATGATGCAAGACACCCTGAGGTGCAGGAAGTGTACAAATTCCTTGAGATACTTGGAGTTAAGATGAGGAAGCTGGGATATGTCCCTGATACCAAGTTTGTTCTGCATGATGTTGAGTCTGAGAAAAAGGAATACGCATTATCTACTCACAGCGAGAAGTTGGCTGTCGGATATGGACTTCTAAAATTGCCTGCTGGGGCTACAGTTATAGTTCTTAAGAACTTGAGAATTTGTGGGGATTGCCACACTGCAATCATGCTCATGTCAAAGGCGGTTGATAGAGAGATTATTGTCAGAGACGTTAAGCGGTTCCACCATTTTAAGAATGGAGAGTGTTCATGCAGGAATTATTGGTAA
- the LOC105060709 gene encoding uncharacterized protein: MDARHSTEMFKHLDKQSEVLMEAYRAMSHELHRLQVEEEMLMHKLYELMSAEGLIKKGSKGESNTKKGESISPQAP; the protein is encoded by the exons ATGGATGCAAGACACTCAACCGAAATGTTCAA ACATCTGGACAAGCAAAGTGAAGTCCTTATGGAAGCTTATCGTGCAATGTCCCATGAGCTACATAGACTTCAG GTGGAAGAAGAAATGCTTATGCACAAACTGTATGAACTCATGTCTGCTGAAGGACTAATTAAAAAG GGGAGTAAAGGAGAAAGTAATACAAAAAAGGGTGAAAGTATATCACCACAGGCACCTTGA